One genomic segment of Mycolicibacterium gilvum includes these proteins:
- a CDS encoding TetR family transcriptional regulator gives MANRRTRPGKKAVATRARILDSAALIFRNKGYAGTRLSDVAAAANTQTGSLYYHFPSREQLVEEMLRVGQERTSGFVRRRVAGLADDAPDLDRLREAISAHLDAVLEIGDYTAATIRIIGQVPEEIRKRRIHEQREYGEFWRSLVDHARKAGQFRTDLDGSTLRLLLLGAINSVPDWFHPRDGGMSSAELKEQVDSLFLDGLAVHRQATRSIAEGLAAYTLAEEKVLRDGSSEHVKAEGAQRILDAAADVFRDKGYAGTRLVDVAEGAGIQTGSMYYYFKSREDLVLQMVLVAWKRTDDLARLSVASLPAGATALTRLSTALTAHLMSVLRNTTYTSALVRILGQIPDSVREQTVAYQRAYLDYLRGLLEDAIASGEVRSDVDPAVTTMLITGTLNWAVEWYRPGGALSPEDLARQVASLVFDGVTEITPK, from the coding sequence ATGGCTAATCGACGAACCCGCCCCGGGAAGAAGGCCGTCGCGACCCGGGCCCGGATCCTGGACTCCGCCGCCCTCATATTCCGCAACAAAGGTTACGCGGGCACCCGGTTGTCGGATGTCGCGGCCGCCGCCAACACTCAAACCGGCAGCCTTTACTACCATTTCCCGTCACGCGAACAACTCGTCGAAGAAATGCTGCGCGTCGGTCAGGAACGCACCAGTGGCTTCGTCCGGCGACGCGTCGCCGGGCTGGCTGACGACGCTCCCGATCTCGACCGGCTCCGCGAAGCCATCTCCGCGCACCTCGACGCCGTTCTCGAGATCGGTGATTACACCGCGGCAACAATTCGGATTATCGGGCAGGTGCCGGAAGAGATTCGCAAACGCCGTATTCACGAGCAGCGCGAATACGGCGAGTTCTGGCGCTCGCTCGTCGACCACGCCCGGAAAGCGGGACAGTTCCGCACGGACCTTGACGGCTCCACACTGCGTCTGCTGCTGCTCGGCGCGATCAACTCGGTGCCCGATTGGTTTCACCCCAGAGACGGCGGGATGTCCAGCGCCGAGCTCAAAGAGCAAGTGGATTCCTTATTTCTCGACGGCCTGGCCGTACATCGGCAAGCCACCCGTTCAATCGCCGAGGGTCTCGCCGCCTACACGCTGGCCGAGGAAAAAGTCCTTCGCGACGGCAGCAGCGAACACGTGAAGGCCGAAGGGGCTCAACGGATCCTCGACGCAGCCGCCGACGTTTTCCGAGACAAAGGTTACGCCGGTACTCGCTTAGTCGACGTGGCGGAGGGCGCCGGCATTCAGACCGGCAGCATGTATTACTACTTCAAGTCCCGCGAGGATTTGGTCCTGCAGATGGTTCTGGTCGCCTGGAAACGCACGGACGATCTGGCCCGCCTGAGCGTGGCCTCGCTGCCGGCCGGGGCCACCGCACTGACACGCCTGTCCACAGCTTTGACAGCCCACCTGATGTCGGTGTTGCGAAACACGACGTACACCTCAGCGCTCGTCCGCATCCTGGGCCAGATCCCCGACAGTGTTCGTGAGCAGACAGTCGCCTATCAGCGTGCATACCTCGATTACCTTCGCGGGCTGCTCGAGGATGCCATCGCCTCCGGCGAAGTCAGAAGCGATGTTGACCCTGCGGTCACCACCATGTTGATCACCGGCACATTGAACTGGGCGGTCGAGTGGTACCGGCCGGGCGGCGCGTTATCGCCGGAGGACCTGGCTCGACAGGTCGCCAGTCTTGTTTTCGACGGGGTAACGGAGATCACGCCTAAGTGA
- a CDS encoding zinc ribbon domain-containing protein, which translates to MDFGGAPRSAVGTLLAAADSTDSVLAVFADIRSGLPGSADEKHGGDAAAAVLFGPETDDAPVLAELLTTASVTDEFLDRWRTPGATTSRVWEERFGEHVYVPLAMEAFSAALKQADLTGDGIDHLIVCGLSVRANRQFAANSGVPRDAVAPDLTSVIGNSGTAQVGVLLADVLERAKPNEVIAVVVLADGASTLLLRTTEALGRRRSQGPTVGTQILSGDDSLSYATFLTWRGMLRREPPRRPEPDSPAGPPSHRSGGWKYGFVGSRCEECQTVHLPPARICFHCGSDDRMRAQSMADTPARVATYTIDRLAYTPSPPMIATVVDFHGGGRFRCELTDSGPAVAIGDEVEMTFRRLTTSETGVHNYFWKARPVRHQTEES; encoded by the coding sequence GTGGACTTCGGCGGCGCGCCACGCTCGGCGGTCGGCACACTGCTGGCAGCGGCTGATTCAACTGACAGCGTCTTGGCTGTGTTTGCAGACATTCGTTCCGGACTGCCCGGCAGCGCAGACGAGAAACACGGCGGGGACGCGGCAGCAGCGGTCCTGTTCGGTCCCGAAACCGACGACGCACCTGTCCTGGCCGAACTGCTCACCACCGCCTCAGTTACTGACGAATTCCTTGATCGGTGGCGCACTCCGGGCGCTACGACCTCGCGAGTATGGGAAGAGCGCTTCGGCGAGCATGTCTACGTTCCGTTGGCCATGGAGGCGTTTTCCGCTGCACTCAAGCAAGCCGACCTGACCGGGGATGGAATTGACCATCTCATCGTCTGCGGGTTGTCGGTGCGAGCCAACCGCCAATTCGCAGCCAACAGCGGTGTGCCGCGTGATGCCGTGGCCCCCGACCTGACCTCGGTGATCGGCAACTCAGGAACCGCCCAGGTCGGCGTTCTCCTGGCCGACGTGCTCGAACGCGCCAAGCCGAACGAGGTGATCGCAGTGGTCGTCCTGGCCGATGGCGCATCGACGCTGCTGCTGCGCACCACCGAGGCTCTCGGACGCCGGCGATCGCAAGGACCCACTGTCGGCACGCAGATTCTTTCCGGGGACGACTCGTTGAGCTATGCGACGTTTCTGACCTGGCGCGGAATGCTGCGCCGGGAACCACCGCGCCGGCCCGAGCCCGATTCGCCCGCCGGGCCGCCGAGTCATCGGTCAGGGGGCTGGAAGTACGGCTTTGTCGGCTCCCGCTGTGAGGAATGTCAGACCGTGCACTTGCCGCCCGCGCGGATCTGCTTCCACTGCGGCTCCGATGACCGCATGCGCGCCCAGTCGATGGCCGACACGCCCGCGCGCGTGGCGACTTACACCATCGATCGCCTCGCCTACACTCCGAGCCCACCGATGATCGCCACCGTGGTCGACTTCCACGGCGGCGGCCGCTTCCGATGCGAACTCACCGACAGTGGGCCGGCAGTCGCGATCGGCGACGAAGTCGAAATGACGTTCCGGCGGTTGACCACATCGGAGACCGGCGTGCACAACTACTTCTGGAAAGCGCGCCCAGTCCGCCACCAGACTGAGGAGAGCTGA
- a CDS encoding cytochrome C oxidase subunit IV family protein, producing MIVVWIALALATFLSWWLSTEEASDGRLIAVIILIVAGVKIRLVGLYFMELRDAPTLLRGAFEIYVFVLSAVLAGYVAAT from the coding sequence GTGATCGTCGTGTGGATTGCATTGGCGCTAGCGACATTTCTGTCCTGGTGGCTATCCACCGAAGAGGCATCGGACGGAAGACTCATTGCGGTGATCATCCTGATCGTCGCCGGGGTGAAGATCAGGCTCGTCGGTCTCTATTTCATGGAGCTGCGCGATGCACCGACTTTGCTCCGCGGAGCGTTCGAAATCTACGTCTTTGTCCTCTCCGCCGTTCTCGCCGGCTACGTAGCGGCGACCTGA
- a CDS encoding Rieske (2Fe-2S) protein — MKSEEIPVGEGRTLAIDGAQVAVFRLRDGSLRAVDAVCPHRGGPLADGLADDCVIVCPLHGHTFDLSSGEEVSGAQMSVRSYPVEEIDGEIRLGLA, encoded by the coding sequence GTGAAATCAGAGGAGATCCCTGTCGGCGAGGGACGCACGCTCGCGATCGACGGGGCCCAGGTGGCGGTGTTCCGCCTGCGTGACGGGTCGCTGCGCGCGGTCGACGCGGTATGTCCGCACCGCGGAGGGCCGTTGGCCGACGGACTGGCCGACGACTGCGTGATCGTCTGCCCCCTGCACGGCCACACGTTCGACCTGAGTTCGGGCGAAGAGGTTTCCGGCGCGCAGATGTCGGTGCGCAGCTACCCGGTCGAGGAGATCGACGGCGAGATCCGGCTCGGGCTCGCCTGA
- a CDS encoding CaiB/BaiF CoA transferase family protein, producing MIKLLEGIRVLECAMLPTGDQTSRLLGDLGADVIKIERPGTGDYLRELGDRITDQNSVFHLFCNRNKRSVELNLRCDEGRGVFFELLKTADIFVDGFAGDACDKLGIGYPAQRASKPDIIYCQANGFGTRGSYSQIPVHGYMMGAVAGQSQLQVSDDGVVTEVVNPQGLYFSGSIDGPLSTALYAALTAVAALRHRDTTGQGCYIDAAGADAVLANQSLDAVLAWNRDRITDRRNPPPPVGLDPRRRPKYTYYQTKDDKIVLIAAIEHKFWENFCRAIDREDLLDAQNKTFAVDFADGGKADLLDELIPVFRSRTAAEWMDIARVHDIPLCPANSKTDALSDPHLLVREIIHHSDHPVAGPYTSTGWPAPVSGQPFDITRPAPALGEHTERVLAEIGYSAADVAALHERGVI from the coding sequence ATGATCAAGCTGTTGGAGGGCATCCGCGTACTCGAGTGCGCAATGCTGCCCACGGGTGACCAGACCAGCAGGCTGCTCGGCGATCTTGGAGCCGACGTCATCAAAATCGAGCGACCGGGAACCGGCGACTACCTGCGCGAGCTCGGTGACCGTATCACCGACCAGAACAGCGTGTTTCACCTGTTCTGCAACCGCAACAAGCGCAGCGTCGAGCTGAACCTCCGCTGTGATGAGGGACGCGGAGTCTTCTTCGAACTGCTCAAGACCGCCGACATCTTCGTGGATGGATTCGCCGGTGACGCCTGCGACAAACTGGGTATCGGGTACCCCGCGCAGCGAGCGAGCAAGCCCGACATCATCTATTGCCAGGCCAACGGGTTCGGCACCCGCGGCAGCTACAGTCAAATCCCCGTCCACGGCTACATGATGGGCGCGGTTGCCGGACAGTCACAGCTTCAGGTGTCCGATGACGGTGTGGTCACCGAGGTGGTCAATCCCCAGGGATTGTATTTTTCCGGCTCGATCGACGGGCCGTTGTCGACTGCGCTCTACGCCGCCCTCACCGCCGTGGCTGCACTGCGACACCGAGACACGACCGGACAGGGCTGTTACATCGACGCTGCAGGTGCCGACGCGGTGCTGGCCAACCAGAGCCTGGACGCGGTGCTGGCATGGAATCGCGACCGCATCACCGATCGGCGCAACCCCCCACCGCCGGTCGGGCTCGATCCGCGGCGACGCCCGAAGTACACCTACTACCAGACCAAAGACGACAAGATCGTGCTCATCGCTGCTATCGAGCACAAGTTCTGGGAAAATTTCTGCCGGGCGATCGACCGCGAGGACCTGCTGGACGCCCAGAACAAGACGTTCGCCGTGGACTTCGCGGACGGCGGCAAAGCCGACCTTCTCGACGAGCTGATCCCGGTGTTCCGTTCCCGCACCGCCGCGGAATGGATGGACATCGCCCGGGTGCACGACATCCCGCTGTGTCCGGCGAACTCGAAAACCGACGCGTTGAGCGACCCCCATCTGCTCGTTCGCGAGATCATCCACCACTCCGATCATCCGGTGGCCGGTCCCTACACCAGCACGGGCTGGCCCGCCCCGGTCAGCGGCCAACCCTTCGACATCACACGGCCGGCACCCGCCCTGGGTGAACACACCGAAAGAGTCCTTGCCGAAATCGGTTATAGCGCAGCCGATGTGGCAGCGCTTCACGAGCGTGGCGTCATCTGA
- a CDS encoding acyl-CoA dehydrogenase family protein, with the protein MKRLIFESEHEQLRETTRLYIDQVVAPQAQKWERDRLVDRSAYIEAGKYGLIGFNLPEQYGGGGTDDFRFNAVIVEELAKFGSATPALNLQNDIVAPYLKSLASEEQRARWLPGYVTGEIIGAIAMSEPGAGSDLAGIRTTAVRDGDDWILSGSKTFISAGFNSDLVIVVARTDPEAGHKGFSLLVVERDMAGFSRGRKLDKMGLHAQDTAELHFDDVRVPGENLLGEENRGFYHLMHNLPAERLSIALGAVAAARETWRQTLQYAKDRKAFGQPIGSFQHNRFVLAELDTELDIAEQFLDRCLRGVVDGDLDAVQAAKAKWWCTELAKKVVDACVQLHGGYGYMNEYKVAKDYVDVRVQTIFGGTTEIMKDIIGRDLGV; encoded by the coding sequence ATGAAGCGACTGATTTTCGAGTCCGAACACGAACAGCTGCGCGAAACGACGCGCCTGTACATCGACCAGGTCGTGGCACCTCAGGCCCAGAAGTGGGAACGCGATCGGCTCGTGGACCGTTCGGCCTACATCGAAGCTGGCAAGTACGGCCTCATCGGCTTCAATTTACCGGAGCAGTATGGCGGCGGCGGCACTGACGACTTTCGCTTCAATGCGGTGATCGTCGAGGAGCTTGCCAAGTTCGGCTCCGCGACCCCGGCGCTTAATCTACAGAACGACATCGTTGCCCCCTACCTCAAATCGCTTGCTAGCGAAGAGCAGCGGGCACGCTGGCTGCCCGGCTATGTCACAGGCGAGATCATCGGCGCGATTGCGATGAGCGAGCCGGGCGCTGGCAGCGATTTGGCCGGGATACGAACCACCGCCGTACGCGACGGCGACGACTGGATCTTGTCTGGTTCGAAGACCTTCATCTCGGCGGGCTTCAATTCTGACTTGGTGATCGTGGTGGCTCGTACCGACCCCGAGGCGGGACATAAGGGATTTTCACTGCTGGTCGTCGAGCGTGATATGGCGGGATTCAGCCGCGGCCGCAAGCTTGACAAGATGGGCCTGCACGCGCAGGACACTGCCGAACTGCATTTCGACGATGTGCGTGTGCCCGGCGAAAACCTCCTGGGCGAGGAGAACAGGGGCTTCTACCATCTCATGCACAACCTGCCCGCTGAGCGGCTGTCCATCGCCTTGGGCGCGGTGGCCGCGGCGCGGGAGACGTGGCGGCAAACGCTGCAATATGCCAAGGACCGCAAGGCCTTCGGACAGCCCATCGGAAGTTTTCAGCACAACAGGTTTGTGCTTGCCGAGTTGGACACCGAGTTGGACATAGCCGAGCAGTTTCTCGACCGGTGTCTACGCGGCGTGGTGGACGGCGACTTGGATGCTGTCCAGGCCGCGAAGGCCAAGTGGTGGTGCACCGAGCTGGCCAAGAAGGTTGTCGACGCGTGCGTGCAGCTGCACGGTGGTTACGGCTACATGAACGAATACAAAGTGGCCAAAGACTACGTCGATGTCCGTGTCCAAACCATCTTCGGAGGTACCACCGAAATCATGAAAGACATCATCGGGCGCGACTTGGGGGTTTAG
- a CDS encoding SDR family NAD(P)-dependent oxidoreductase — translation MELEGKNAIVVGGASGFGRATAQALARRGVNIAILDRPDSAGQEVADSLHGCFYEADVMDFSGTERVLQRVVEARGGLHIAVTTAGGGSVMRTLTKDGPHDLEVFRQIQDLNTVATFNVSRLAAFHMSANASEDDERGVIINTSSIAAFEGQIGQIAYSASKAAVAGMCLTMARDLGNLGIRVLAIAPSLFATGITANIPADMAESLTKDAAFPKRLGRPEEYAKLALAIIENPMLNGQCIRLDAGQRFAPR, via the coding sequence ATGGAGCTTGAGGGCAAGAATGCGATCGTAGTTGGAGGCGCGTCGGGCTTTGGCCGAGCGACCGCCCAGGCGCTGGCCCGGCGCGGCGTGAATATCGCCATCCTAGACCGGCCTGACAGCGCTGGCCAGGAGGTCGCTGACAGCCTCCACGGGTGCTTCTACGAGGCCGATGTGATGGACTTCAGCGGGACCGAGCGCGTACTGCAACGAGTGGTCGAAGCCCGAGGTGGGCTGCACATCGCGGTGACCACGGCAGGGGGCGGCTCGGTCATGCGGACCTTGACTAAGGACGGCCCCCACGATCTCGAAGTCTTCCGCCAGATACAGGACCTCAATACGGTAGCCACGTTCAACGTAAGCCGGCTGGCGGCATTCCATATGAGCGCCAACGCATCTGAGGACGATGAACGGGGCGTCATCATCAACACGTCGTCGATCGCTGCCTTCGAAGGTCAGATCGGCCAGATCGCCTATTCGGCTTCCAAGGCCGCCGTTGCAGGGATGTGCCTGACTATGGCGCGTGATCTCGGCAACCTCGGCATCCGCGTTCTGGCCATCGCCCCGAGCCTATTCGCCACCGGCATCACCGCAAACATCCCCGCCGACATGGCCGAAAGCCTGACGAAGGACGCCGCGTTTCCGAAACGTCTAGGGCGACCCGAGGAATACGCCAAACTGGCTCTTGCGATTATCGAGAACCCAATGCTCAACGGCCAGTGCATCCGCTTGGACGCGGGCCAACGGTTCGCTCCGAGATAA
- a CDS encoding TetR/AcrR family transcriptional regulator: MARKRRGWGGNPPETDEEATRRIVAAAVDLIAETGSAITIADVAESLGVIRQTVYRYFPTAQDLMREAAIASVDGFLDQLEARVRGITDPADAMTEGFLFTLDAVVAIPHLGILLSSPSSAATPGEVASALAQDVGMRMITRFDVDWQRYGYDDAALRDLVEFTLRTMLSFFVAPNDPSRSREELRRFLRRWLGSAILAQASPSRISPSISSTG; the protein is encoded by the coding sequence ATGGCACGCAAACGCCGAGGTTGGGGCGGTAATCCGCCCGAGACCGACGAGGAGGCGACCCGTCGGATCGTCGCCGCGGCCGTCGACCTCATCGCCGAGACCGGCTCGGCCATCACGATCGCCGACGTGGCCGAGTCGCTGGGTGTGATCAGGCAGACGGTCTACCGCTATTTCCCGACGGCACAGGATCTGATGCGCGAGGCGGCGATCGCGTCAGTCGACGGTTTCCTCGATCAGCTCGAGGCGCGCGTCCGCGGAATCACCGACCCCGCCGACGCGATGACCGAGGGGTTCCTCTTCACCCTCGACGCCGTCGTCGCGATCCCGCACCTGGGAATCCTGCTCTCCTCGCCGAGTTCGGCGGCCACACCCGGGGAGGTCGCCTCCGCCCTGGCACAGGATGTCGGGATGCGGATGATCACCCGCTTCGACGTGGACTGGCAGCGCTACGGCTACGACGACGCCGCGCTGCGCGATCTCGTCGAGTTCACGTTGCGCACCATGCTCTCGTTCTTCGTCGCACCCAACGACCCGTCGCGCTCACGCGAGGAGTTGCGGCGGTTCCTGCGCCGCTGGCTCGGAAGCGCCATCCTGGCTCAGGCGAGCCCGAGCCGGATCTCGCCGTCGATCTCCTCGACCGGGTAG
- a CDS encoding acetyl-CoA acetyltransferase has protein sequence MAAHGICDRVAIVAMGCTDFGEHWDRSGDDLLIDAVTATTTSAGVRLADIDAFWLGTYTSGLSGLSLSRPLRLHGKPVTRVENMCVTGSEALRNASYAVASGAYDIAMAVGVEKLKDSGFSGLLRPSIPSDGTGGTLGTTSAPANFSLLGPAYAQKYGVDPGELKEVITRIAWKNHHNGARNARAQFRKEVSVDTISCSPLVAGQLGVFDCSGVSDGAAAAIVVRAEDAHKYTDRPLYIKALSLVAGAADGNVDPAYDFTTFPEVVASARNAYAEAGITDPSRHIAMAEVHDCFTVTELVLMEDLGFAERGTAWKAVLDGTFDLDGPLPVNPDGGLKAFGHPVGASGLRMLFECWLQLRGEAPENRRITTLDSGKTIGLTHNLGGGPGECVSFVSIVGTEPNG, from the coding sequence ATGGCCGCGCACGGAATTTGCGACCGGGTTGCGATCGTCGCGATGGGCTGCACCGACTTCGGCGAACACTGGGACCGCTCGGGCGACGATCTGCTGATCGACGCGGTCACCGCCACCACCACCAGCGCCGGGGTCCGGCTGGCCGATATTGATGCGTTCTGGCTGGGTACTTACACATCGGGCTTGTCCGGATTGAGCTTGAGCAGGCCACTGCGGCTACACGGCAAGCCGGTCACCCGCGTCGAGAACATGTGCGTCACCGGATCAGAGGCACTCCGCAATGCGTCCTATGCCGTGGCCAGCGGCGCCTACGACATCGCCATGGCTGTCGGAGTCGAGAAATTGAAAGACTCCGGATTTTCCGGCCTCCTGCGGCCCTCAATACCCTCCGACGGAACCGGGGGTACTCTCGGAACCACAAGTGCCCCAGCTAATTTCAGCCTCCTGGGGCCGGCCTACGCGCAAAAGTACGGAGTCGATCCCGGCGAACTCAAAGAAGTCATCACTCGCATCGCCTGGAAGAACCACCACAACGGGGCCCGTAACGCCCGCGCACAGTTCCGTAAGGAAGTGTCAGTTGACACGATCTCCTGCTCGCCGCTGGTCGCCGGTCAGTTGGGAGTGTTCGACTGTTCCGGCGTCTCCGATGGTGCGGCCGCGGCGATCGTCGTGCGCGCCGAAGATGCCCACAAATACACCGACAGGCCGCTCTACATCAAAGCCCTGTCGTTGGTTGCCGGGGCTGCCGACGGCAATGTCGATCCCGCATATGACTTCACAACGTTCCCCGAAGTCGTAGCGTCGGCCCGCAATGCCTACGCCGAGGCGGGGATCACCGACCCGTCTCGTCACATCGCCATGGCAGAAGTCCACGACTGCTTCACCGTCACCGAACTGGTCCTCATGGAGGACCTCGGGTTCGCCGAGCGAGGCACTGCATGGAAAGCCGTCCTGGACGGAACGTTCGACCTCGACGGCCCGTTGCCGGTGAATCCGGACGGAGGACTTAAAGCGTTTGGCCACCCGGTCGGAGCCAGCGGGCTGCGTATGCTCTTCGAATGCTGGCTGCAGCTACGCGGCGAGGCTCCAGAAAACCGCAGGATCACCACGCTCGACTCCGGCAAGACCATCGGGCTTACCCACAACCTCGGCGGTGGGCCCGGAGAGTGCGTGTCTTTCGTATCAATCGTCGGGACCGAACCCAATGGCTGA
- a CDS encoding cytochrome c oxidase subunit 3, translated as MAVIRKDCAASQVAPTPRRPRRVPGEPGIWVFIFGDLFVFAYLFVAYLHYRRPNPNSFAAAQHHLNVDLGVIYTLLLLTSSLFAVLALRRIRSGHTTAASRLVIATIGCGLAFVVLKVTEYQSKVAAGITPGTNQFYLFYYLLTGLHLVHVIIGLGVLTFLRWLARRASHLSPLQLSLAEGCACFWHMVDLLWLAIFPLLYLVK; from the coding sequence ATGGCGGTGATCAGAAAAGACTGCGCGGCATCCCAGGTGGCGCCCACGCCCCGTCGGCCACGGAGAGTTCCGGGCGAGCCTGGTATCTGGGTCTTCATATTCGGAGATCTATTCGTGTTCGCCTACCTTTTCGTGGCGTACCTTCACTACCGCCGCCCCAACCCGAATAGCTTTGCCGCCGCTCAACACCACCTCAATGTCGACTTGGGCGTCATCTACACCTTGTTGCTGTTGACGAGTTCACTGTTCGCAGTCTTGGCGCTACGGCGGATACGAAGCGGGCATACGACCGCCGCGTCACGTCTCGTCATCGCGACGATCGGCTGCGGACTCGCATTTGTCGTCCTGAAAGTAACCGAGTACCAATCGAAGGTGGCAGCTGGGATCACCCCGGGCACCAACCAGTTCTACTTGTTCTACTACCTATTGACTGGTTTGCACTTGGTCCACGTAATCATCGGCCTTGGCGTGCTCACCTTCCTGCGTTGGCTAGCACGACGCGCATCGCACCTTTCCCCGCTGCAGCTATCGTTGGCTGAAGGATGCGCATGCTTTTGGCATATGGTCGATTTGCTGTGGCTTGCCATCTTCCCGCTGCTCTATCTGGTGAAGTGA
- a CDS encoding metal-dependent hydrolase — MTELIVRKLRFAFASAPVPFVWNQANPAFSSMANAVSFLAVGFEKMIGSMIPEAMPHITDPGVAEEADAFVRQEGQHAMAHRQHVKGLIRSYPGLKDTLDKVIAAYDDMTANTPLKYRLAYTADLEATFTPVFKLMLDHDDTLFSTGDDRVASLFLWHFVEEVEHRSSALTIYDAVVDDPWYRMRVARSIFTHVMAIIRLVSEEFNEHVPLADREVDAMSTFRIHRRKKALLQRLPFVDAPYDGPFANAFSHLPLREQLVALGGVVRSQIPGHDPAHEKLPALAQEWFDRYEAGYDVTRWYTASQESETARV, encoded by the coding sequence ATGACCGAGTTGATCGTGCGCAAACTCCGATTCGCGTTCGCCAGCGCACCGGTTCCGTTCGTGTGGAACCAGGCCAATCCCGCGTTCTCCTCGATGGCGAATGCCGTCTCGTTCCTCGCGGTGGGTTTCGAGAAGATGATCGGCAGCATGATCCCGGAAGCCATGCCGCACATCACCGACCCCGGTGTCGCCGAGGAGGCGGATGCATTCGTCCGGCAGGAGGGCCAGCACGCGATGGCCCACCGGCAGCATGTCAAGGGACTGATCCGGTCCTACCCCGGACTGAAGGACACGCTCGACAAGGTGATCGCGGCCTACGACGACATGACGGCGAACACACCGCTGAAGTACCGGCTGGCCTACACCGCCGATCTCGAGGCGACGTTCACCCCGGTGTTCAAACTGATGCTCGACCACGACGACACGCTGTTCTCCACCGGCGACGACCGGGTGGCGTCACTGTTCCTGTGGCACTTCGTCGAAGAGGTCGAACACCGCAGCTCGGCCCTGACCATCTACGACGCCGTGGTCGACGATCCGTGGTACCGGATGCGGGTGGCGCGGTCGATCTTCACACACGTGATGGCGATCATCCGCCTCGTCTCCGAAGAGTTCAACGAACACGTCCCGCTGGCCGACCGTGAGGTCGACGCGATGTCGACGTTCCGCATACACCGGCGTAAAAAGGCTCTGCTGCAACGTCTCCCGTTCGTCGATGCGCCGTATGACGGGCCGTTCGCGAACGCGTTCAGCCACCTGCCGTTGCGCGAGCAGCTCGTCGCACTCGGCGGCGTCGTGCGCAGCCAGATCCCCGGCCACGATCCGGCCCACGAGAAGTTGCCCGCGCTCGCCCAGGAGTGGTTCGACCGCTACGAGGCCGGCTACGACGTGACGCGGTGGTACACCGCCTCCCAGGAAAGCGAGACCGCCCGTGTCTGA
- a CDS encoding hydroxymethylglutaryl-CoA lyase, translating into MRAPSPVPLTALPTQVTIYEVGPRDGLQNEKAVITADTKIEFIQRLGAAGLQTIEAAGFVHPGRVPQLADAEKVIDGLDLDAGRRYPVLVPTVSGLDRALNHGVRDIAVFASATETFSRRNLGRSIDESLAMFAPVVQRAREAGVSVRAYVSMCCGDPWEGPVAVEQVVDVATRMMDLGCDQLALGDTIGVGTPGQVRTLIDAVVAAGINIDAIAVHFHDTYGQALANVFAALQSGVSTVDSSAGGLGGCPFADSSAGNLATEDVVWMLEGLGIATGIDLAQLVSTSLWMAERLGKPCVSRTVRALAGDDRQQQSAPAAEGVAVS; encoded by the coding sequence ATGCGTGCACCCAGCCCCGTGCCGTTAACCGCACTGCCCACCCAGGTGACCATTTACGAGGTCGGCCCGCGAGACGGTCTGCAAAACGAAAAAGCCGTCATCACAGCAGATACCAAGATTGAGTTCATCCAACGATTGGGCGCCGCCGGCCTGCAGACCATCGAGGCGGCCGGGTTCGTGCACCCGGGCCGCGTCCCGCAGCTCGCCGACGCCGAAAAGGTGATTGACGGACTAGATCTGGACGCAGGCCGACGTTACCCGGTGCTGGTTCCAACGGTCAGCGGACTTGATCGGGCGTTGAACCACGGAGTTCGCGACATCGCTGTGTTCGCCAGCGCGACTGAAACGTTCTCACGCCGCAACTTGGGTCGCAGCATCGACGAGTCGTTGGCGATGTTCGCCCCGGTGGTGCAGCGGGCGCGAGAGGCCGGCGTCAGCGTGCGCGCCTACGTCTCCATGTGTTGTGGGGATCCCTGGGAGGGTCCGGTTGCGGTGGAACAAGTGGTTGATGTCGCGACGCGAATGATGGACCTGGGGTGCGATCAGCTGGCGCTGGGCGACACGATCGGAGTCGGAACACCCGGCCAGGTCCGAACCCTCATCGACGCGGTCGTGGCGGCGGGCATCAACATTGACGCGATCGCCGTGCACTTTCACGACACCTACGGGCAAGCGCTGGCCAATGTGTTCGCGGCATTGCAGTCCGGCGTCAGCACGGTGGACTCCTCGGCAGGTGGGTTGGGCGGCTGTCCGTTCGCGGACAGCTCGGCAGGCAACCTGGCCACCGAAGACGTGGTGTGGATGTTGGAGGGCCTGGGAATCGCGACAGGCATCGACTTAGCGCAGCTCGTATCGACAAGCCTCTGGATGGCCGAACGTCTCGGAAAGCCATGCGTATCCCGTACGGTGCGCGCGTTGGCGGGCGATGACCGGCAACAGCAGTCGGCGCCCGCCGCTGAAGGGGTGGCGGTCAGTTGA